The region ACGCCTTCCGTTCTACGCTGGATGATGATGCGAATGTTGCTCTCGAGAATCTTTGTGAAGCGCTTACGCACAGATTCACTTTTGACATAAATTTCTGGATGTGGCTTAACAATAAATTTCATAGGTATATTCGCAATCTGAGTAAAACGTCTGGCAAGCGGACTCTGTACTGACTCATACCGAATGGCAAGGGTACATCAAGCGCTACCGCTAAGGGGGCGGGATTATACACGATCTCTTCTGTTCGGGGAAAGCCTATGAAAAAGGCAAGCTCGAAAGCTTGCCTTAATTAATTGTAATTGCTTAATTTTTACTATTTAGCACCGTTCGTTGTTGGCGCAGAATCCCCTGGTAATGACGGAACTTCCTGACTGTACAACGGTTCACCTTGCATGATGCTGATCTCCACACGACGGTTTTCCGCACGATGTTCAGGAGTATCGTTTGGCACTAAAGGTGCCGTATCTGCCAAACCACGCACTTGCAAGCGATCATGATTAAAGCCTTTCACACTCTCCATCTCTTGGGCAACAGACACGGCACGTTGTGCTGATAAGTCCCACAGTGAGCGATAGAGCTCAGAATCAATCGGTTGGTTGTCGGTGTGACCCGTAATGCGAATCTTACCGGGAATATCTTTAACCAGTTCGGCAATTTGGCGCACCAAAGGACGGAACTTAGGCTGTAAGAAAGCAGAGCTGGCTGGAAACGCCCCTTTTTCTTTAATTCGAATCACAATTTGTTGGCCAAGGTTCTCTACTTCAATCGCGCCTTCAGCGATTTCGCGTTGCAACGCCTTTTGGATCTTCTCAACCGTCGCATCTACTTCCTCTTCAGACATCGCTTCAGATTGCTGCTGTTGCTGCTCTGCATCTACGTTCTGGTTCATTTCGGTTGAAGTTTCGGTCGACTGTCCACCAGTGAGCGTTCCCGCATCACGTTGTGTACCGCCAGAACGGTCCTCATCACCCTCTTTAAACTCGAGCGTTTGCTGAGTGATATCGATAGTCTGCTGCATGATGACATCAATAGGCGTTGGCTCTGGACGGCCAGGTCGAAACTCTTGTGCGATGATACTGGTGCCTTTCGGAATGTCTTTCACTTCCAGCTTGTTTTGCACCCCGAAAGCGAACTTCATCGAACCAGCAATTTGTTTAAACTTCAGTACGTCCATTTCGGAGAACGAAAGGAGCAATACGAAGAAGCACATCAACAGTGACATAAGATCAGCAAACGTCCCAAGCCATGCAGGCAACCCTGGGGGGGGACATTTACATTTTGCTTCGTCATCCATACTTCACTTCCACTATTCGTTATCTACATCAAGAACACGTTTCCCTTCGCTCAGGTAGTTTTTCAAATAACTATCAATAACACGTGGGTTTTGACCATCTTGAATAGCTAACACGCCATCCATTATCAGTCTGCGGTTTAGTGTTTCTTGCTCTCGACGTAAGGCCAATTTATCAGCAATAGGGAAGAACACCATGTTCGATAATACTGCTCCATACAAGGTGGTTAACAATGCCACTGCCATTGCCGGACCAATCGACTTAGGGTCATCCATGTTAGACAACATAGCAACCAGACCAACCAGCGTACCAATCATCCCCATCGCTGGAGCTACGTCACCAAAAGCACGGAATACTAAGCTCCCCGCTTCATGACGTTCGTTGGTCAACGCAATGTCTTTTTGCAACGTTGAACGGACAACGTCAGCATCGTGACCATCCACCAGCAAATCAATCCCTTTTTGCATAAACGAGTTGGTAATTTCCATCTCTTCCAGTGCTAAGAAACCGCCTTTACGCGCTGCGTCTGCCATTTCTACGATTTTAGCGATTAAATCTTCGGGCTCATCCGCCTTAAACATGAACGCTTTACCTGCAATTTTGGCTGCACCAAAAAATTGCCCCATGGTAAATTTCATCATGACAACGAAAATCGAGCCCCCCACTACGATCAGGATGGAGGTCACGTCGATAAACATCGACAAACTACCACCTAAAATCATCGCCATTGTTACGAAGCCTAGGCCACCAATCAGCCCTAACAGCGTTGCTAAATCCACGAAGTGCTCCTCTGCTACTGTTCGCGTCTACCCGTTTCTCTATATTTTATCGGCAAGATTATCAAATCCTTAAATCAATAACAGCAAAAGAGCACCAACCACTTTTGACTATGGCACTCTAAATGAACTTACCTGAGGCTTGAGAAACCACTTTTCTTTGTGATTTGAGTATATATCCAAGGCTGTCTGATGTGCAGGTTTTAGAGCTATCAGAACAAGCGCACTTCAATCAATATCACATTCAAAACAAAATTATTCAGCGCACTGCAGCTCGAATCGCTTTTAGCCGCGAGCCTTAGCCACTTGAAATAACCACTCGTTGCGGATGAACATCAAAAAAACCTGGACTCAGTGTACGCGGAAACTGTGTTAGAATGCACTAAAACTCAGATAGATAGTCAATCTCAAATCGCGATCAGATAGAGATACCCCTGAGTCACTCCTTCTTTGACAATACAAAATGCAGAAAAATGCACCAAGGGAACCAGTATCTCTTGTTTAGCTGTAGTTTTTTTTACAGAGATGCTAACGAACTTGCTCTATTTGTGACAAAATTGCTCGGTTAAATTTGACCGTAGGTATTCCCTAAGGTAACTTTCGTGCATCTTTCTCAAGGTAAAATGATTATGGCGAGCAAAAAACCGGAAAATATGTCCTTTGAAGAAACCATCAGTGAATTGGATCTTCTCGTTGAACAACTCGAAAACGGGGACTTAGTTCTGGACGAAGCGCTGAAAAAATTTGAACGCGGTATCGCCCTGACTCGATCAGGCCAAGCTAAGCTTGATGAAGCCGAACAGCGCGTCAGCATTTTGCTCAGTAATAATGATGATGCCCCATTGACTGATTTTGCCCAAGAGCAAGAATGATGGAAGAAAAGATCTCTATGAATGAGGCTTTAACCTCTTTACAAAAAAGAAATAATCTACAACTTGACCAATGGTTGAACCGCCTACCAAACCAACAACAAAGCCTGATTCAGGCGATGCGTTACGGTTTATTACTCGGCGGCAAACGCGCACGTCCCTTCCTCGTCTACATTACAGGACAGATGTTAGGCTGCCGTTTAGAAGACCTCGATACGCCAGCATCGGCTATCGAATGTGTTCACGCTTATTCATTAATCCATGATGATCTCCCTGCCATGGATGACGATGAATTGCGTCGTGGTCAAGCCACCTGTCACATCAAATTTGATGAAGCGACCGCCATTTTAACCGGAGATGCTTTGCAAACTCTGGCGTTTACCATTTTAGCTGAAGGCGCTTTATCTAATGACGGTGAACAGCAACGAATTAAAATGATTCAGATGCTTGCAGAAGCCTCGGGCGCGCAAGGCATGTGTCTTGGTCAAGCATTAGACTTAGCGGCAGAAAACCGCTCAGTTGACCTTGAAGAACTGGAACGCATTCACCGTAATAAAACCGGCGCTTTGATGCGCTGTGCCATTCGCCTCGGCGCACTTGCTGCCGGAGATAAAGGCGTCGCGGTGTTGCCTCAGTTAGATCGTTATGCCAATGCGATTGGCTTAGCATTCCAAGTTCAAGATGACATTTTGGATA is a window of Vibrio porteresiae DSM 19223 DNA encoding:
- a CDS encoding flagellar motor protein MotB, which codes for MDDEAKCKCPPPGLPAWLGTFADLMSLLMCFFVLLLSFSEMDVLKFKQIAGSMKFAFGVQNKLEVKDIPKGTSIIAQEFRPGRPEPTPIDVIMQQTIDITQQTLEFKEGDEDRSGGTQRDAGTLTGGQSTETSTEMNQNVDAEQQQQQSEAMSEEEVDATVEKIQKALQREIAEGAIEVENLGQQIVIRIKEKGAFPASSAFLQPKFRPLVRQIAELVKDIPGKIRITGHTDNQPIDSELYRSLWDLSAQRAVSVAQEMESVKGFNHDRLQVRGLADTAPLVPNDTPEHRAENRRVEISIMQGEPLYSQEVPSLPGDSAPTTNGAK
- the pomA gene encoding flagellar motor protein PomA, whose translation is MDLATLLGLIGGLGFVTMAMILGGSLSMFIDVTSILIVVGGSIFVVMMKFTMGQFFGAAKIAGKAFMFKADEPEDLIAKIVEMADAARKGGFLALEEMEITNSFMQKGIDLLVDGHDADVVRSTLQKDIALTNERHEAGSLVFRAFGDVAPAMGMIGTLVGLVAMLSNMDDPKSIGPAMAVALLTTLYGAVLSNMVFFPIADKLALRREQETLNRRLIMDGVLAIQDGQNPRVIDSYLKNYLSEGKRVLDVDNE
- the xseB gene encoding exodeoxyribonuclease VII small subunit, whose translation is MASKKPENMSFEETISELDLLVEQLENGDLVLDEALKKFERGIALTRSGQAKLDEAEQRVSILLSNNDDAPLTDFAQEQE
- the ispA gene encoding (2E,6E)-farnesyl diphosphate synthase; translated protein: MNEALTSLQKRNNLQLDQWLNRLPNQQQSLIQAMRYGLLLGGKRARPFLVYITGQMLGCRLEDLDTPASAIECVHAYSLIHDDLPAMDDDELRRGQATCHIKFDEATAILTGDALQTLAFTILAEGALSNDGEQQRIKMIQMLAEASGAQGMCLGQALDLAAENRSVDLEELERIHRNKTGALMRCAIRLGALAAGDKGVAVLPQLDRYANAIGLAFQVQDDILDIISDTQTLGKPQGSDEQLHKSTYPALLGLQGAMDKAHTLLEEALQALEAIPYNTEYLEAFARYVIERKN